TGGGGGGGGTGGACCATCTCTAATCCGGTCGTTTCAGCAAAACGGATCAGGTTTTTCACACCGCCGCCACTCCAGGTGGCTGTCCCAAATAGGCCTAAAAGACGGTTTTTTATGTGTAACTGCTCCAATTTAATTGTTAGGGCTTCTATTGTGGGAAAAAGTCTGTTATTGTATGCAGGACTTCCAATAATGAGTCCCCTGTATTTCCAGATGTCACTCAGGATATAGGAAAGATGGGTTTTTGAGGCATCATAGACTTTTACATGCCGGATCCCGGCCAGGATAAGCTCCCGGGCAATATATTCTGCCATCCGTTCCGTCCGGCCGTACATGGACCCGTAGGCAATGACAACTCCCGGATCCCCGTCAAGCCGGGACCAGCGGTCATACAAGTTGACAATATGATCAGGATGCTGGCGCCAGATGAGACCATGTGTCGGTGCAAACATCCTGACATTTACAGTTTTCAATTTTTCAAGAGCTCTCTGGGTTTGTTTGACATATTTTCCGACGATATTTGAATAATATCTCCGTTGTTCCGGCTCCCAGTCGTCAAGGTTCACTTCATCATCAAAAAGCACACCGTCCAAAGTACCGAAACTTCCGAACACATCGCCGGTAAAGAGAATTTGGTTCTTTGTTTCCAGAGTCATCATGGTTTCAGGCCAATGAAGCATGGGCGTCATGACAAATGTCAGGGAGTGATCTCCCAGATCCAAAGTATCACCTTCTACCACTTCAAGAATACGCTTAAAATCACCGAAAAACCCCCGGACAAATTTGAAAGTGTTCTTGTTTCCCACCAGGGTGATGTCCGGATATCGTTGCGTGATCAGTTTCAGAGCCCCTGAATGATCCGGCTCCATGTGATTGATGACCAGATAATCTACATTTTCTCCTGATTCCAGAATTTCATCTATAGCATCAAAATATGATTCCACATGGCCGATTTCTACAGTATCAATCAGGACATTCTTTTTATCCCGAATGAGGTAAGCATTGTATGATATTCCTTTATCCAATGGCCATAAATTTTCAAAAAGATGTGTCCGCCGGTCGTTGACTCCAATCCAGAAGATGTGTTGACTCAGTTTGATTCCGTGATTCATGTTCTATCTCCAGTTGTTTAAAAGAAAAATTAACGAAAAAATAGATCAAATGGAAGGTTGGATGATTGGATGGTAAATCAGTCCCGATCCTGAGTCTATGAGAAAAAAAAGGGAAATAATCCGGATTTTAGTTCAGTGGGAGGGATGAAGCACAAACCTAGACTTCATGTATGGCTATAAAAATTGTATGTAGTCCTATTATGTAGATCGATGAAAAATCAACCCCATGATATATATGAATTATAATATTATCTTGCATTGTGTTGCATTTCGCTGTATTTTACCCCCCGGGGTGGGGGGCGCTACCTAATCGAAATCATATATTCCCTCTCTCTTATATCCTGATTCCGGTTAGGAAAAAAATCCCAATCATTTATAAGAAGTTGGAAGTTGGAAGTTGGAAGTTAGAAGTTGGAAGTTGGCGTCGCTTCGCTCCTGATAGTTGGTTCAAGGGTTCATGAGTTCAAGGGCTCATGGGTTCAGGGGCTCAGGGGTTCCGACTGTCGACTGAAAAAGTGACGAGTAACGCGTGACGCGTGACAAGTGGTCCAATCGAATCAATCGAATCAATCGAATCAATCCCTCCAATCTCCGCGTCACTGTCCACTGCCGACTGTCCACTTTCGACTGAAAAAGTGACGCGTAACAAGTAACGCGTGACGAGTGGGTTTAGGGGACAGGCTTTTGTTGACGGGAAAGATATTGGATCAGGCCGATAGTCCTGTTTTTGATTTCAAGTGATTGTTCCAAACTATTTTATACAATTAACTAAGTTATACTAATAAATAATACATAAAATAAAAATTATCCCACAAAAACCACTTGTTACTCGTCACACGTTACGCGTCACTGCCCCGCCCCATTTCACAGGGCAGGCAATCCCCTGTGAAATACGCTGCGCTCATTTCACGGGGCAGGCAATCATCACCTGGAAGTTAGAAGTTGGAATTTGGAATTTGGCGTCGCTTCGCTCCTGGTGCTTCAATCGAATCAATCAAACCCATCAAATCAATCTAACCAATTAACTTTTTGGCTTTCAACTTTCGACTTTCGACTTTTCGACTATCAACTGTCGATTGACGACTGACCACTGCCGACTGCCGACTGAAAAAGTGACGCGTAACGCGTGACACGTGACAAGTGGTTCAATCATCCAATCTAACCAATCTAATCAATCGACTTTTCGACTGTCAACTGCCGACTGACGACTGCCGAC
This window of the Candidatus Neomarinimicrobiota bacterium genome carries:
- a CDS encoding FprA family A-type flavoprotein — its product is MNHGIKLSQHIFWIGVNDRRTHLFENLWPLDKGISYNAYLIRDKKNVLIDTVEIGHVESYFDAIDEILESGENVDYLVINHMEPDHSGALKLITQRYPDITLVGNKNTFKFVRGFFGDFKRILEVVEGDTLDLGDHSLTFVMTPMLHWPETMMTLETKNQILFTGDVFGSFGTLDGVLFDDEVNLDDWEPEQRRYYSNIVGKYVKQTQRALEKLKTVNVRMFAPTHGLIWRQHPDHIVNLYDRWSRLDGDPGVVIAYGSMYGRTERMAEYIARELILAGIRHVKVYDASKTHLSYILSDIWKYRGLIIGSPAYNNRLFPTIEALTIKLEQLHIKNRLLGLFGTATWSGGGVKNLIRFAETTGLEMVHPPHEAKYRPLEKDYEICRDIAGRMATRVKNDE